A window from Equus caballus isolate H_3958 breed thoroughbred chromosome 8, TB-T2T, whole genome shotgun sequence encodes these proteins:
- the MBD1 gene encoding methyl-CpG-binding domain protein 1 isoform X14: MAEDWLDCPALGPGWKRREVFRKSGATCGRSDTYYQSPTGDRIRSKVELTRYLGPACDLTLFDFKQGVLCYPAPKAHSLAAPSRKQKKPSRPAKAQKRLVGPQRNEVRKEAPGDETKADTDTAPSSLPAPGCCENCGISFSGDGIRRQRLKTLCKDCRAQRIAFNREQRMFKRVGCGECAACRVTEDCGACSTCLLQLPQDVASGLFCKCERRRCLRIVERSRGCGVCRGCQTREDCGRCRVCLRPPRPGLRRQWRCVQRRCLRGKHGRRRGGCDSKMAAQRRRPRTQPLPPPPPSQPPESPELHPRALAPSPPAEFIYYCVDEDELQPYTNRRQNRKCGACAACLRRMDCGHCDFCCDKPKFGGSNQKRQKCRWRQCLQFAMKRLLPSVRAGSEDGAGSPPPYTRRKRPGSTRRPRPKPPSATPTARPDRAQVPMKQEAGSGFVLPPPGTDLVFLREGASSPVQVPGPAPASTEALLQVKQEKADAQEDWTPGTAILTSPVLLPGCPSKAVDPGLPPVKQEPPDPEEDKGKESKDDSTSHSAPEEAGGAGTPVITEIFSLGGTRLRDTAVWLPSFDDVGVLQKKLVPFITELNMHLTQELEKLKEDSGEGGAAAGLAAGLPAAPHQRGYVNS; encoded by the exons ccccacaggaGACAGGATCCGAAGCAAAGTAGAGCTGACCCGATACCTAGGCCCTGCGTGTGACCTGACCCTCTTCGACTTCAAACAAGGCGTCCTGTGCTATCCAGCCCCCAAG GCCCATTCCTTGGCTGCCCCCAGCAGGAAGCAGAAGAAGCCTTCAAGGCCAGCCAAGGCTCAGAAACGTCTGGTTGGACCTCAGAGGAATGAGGTCAGGAAGGAGGCCCCAGGGGATGAGACGAAGGCTGACACTGATACAGCCCCATCTTCGCTCCCTGCACCTGG GTGCTGTGAGAATTGTGGAATCAGTTTCTCAGGGGATGGTATCCGAAGGCAGCGGCTCAAGACATTGTGCAAGGACTGCCGAG cGCAGAGAATTGCCTTCAACCGGGAGCAGAGGATGTTTAAG CGAGTGGGCTGCGGGGAGTGTGCAGCCTGTCGGGTAACGGAGGACTGCGGGGCCTGCTCCACCTGCCTTCTGCAGCTGCCCCAAGACGTGGCCTCAGGGCTATTCTGCAAGTGTGAGCGGAGACGGTGCCTCCGAATTGTGGAAAGG AGCCGAGGGTGTGGAGTGTGCCGGGGCTGTCAAACCCGAGAGGACTGTGGCCGCTGCCGAGTCTGCCTTCGCCCTCCCCGCCCTGGTCTCAGGCGCCAGTGGAGGTGCGTCCAGCGGCGCTGCCTACGG GGTAAACATGGCCGCCGCAGGGGAGGCTGCGACTCCAAGATGGCTGCCCAGCGGCGGCGCCCTCGAACCCAGCCgctgcctccacctcccccatCTCAGCCTCCAGAATCCCCAGAGCTG CACCCCAGAGCCCTGGCCCCCTCGCCACCTGCTGAGTTCATCTATTACTGTGTAGACGAGGACGAGCTA CAGCCTTACACGAATCGCCGACAGAACCGCAAGTGTGGGGCCTGTGCAGCCTGCCTTCGGCGGATGGACTGTGGCCACTGCGACTTCTGCTGTGACAAGCCCAAATTTGGGGGCAGCAACCAGAAGCGCCAGAAGTGTCGTTGGCGCCAATGCCTGCAGTTTGCCATG AAGCGGCTGCTGCCAAGTGTCCGGGCAGGGTCCGAGGATGGAGCAGGGTCGCCCCCACCTTACACTCGTCGAAAGAGGCCTGGCTCTACTCGACGGCCCCGTCCGAAGCCCCCCTCAGCCACACCCACAGCCCGACCAGACCGTGCCCAGGTTCCAatgaagcaggaagcaggcagTGGCTTTGTACTGCCCCCACCTGGCACCGACCTTGTGTTCTTACGGGAGGGTGCGAGCAGTCCCGTGCAGgtgcctggccctgccccagctTCCACAGAAGCCTTGTTGCAG GTGAAGCAAGAGAAGGCGGATGCCCAAGAAGACTGGACACCGGGCACAGCCATCCTGACTTCTCCTGTATTGCTGCCTGGCTGCCCCAGCAAG GCAGTAGACCCAGGCCTGCCACCTGTGAAGCAAGAGCCACCTGACCCTGAGGAGGACAAGGGGAAGGAGAGCAAAGATGACTCCACCTCTCACTCGgccccagaggaggcaggaggggctggcacaCCTGTG ATCACGGAGATTTTCAGCCTGGGTGGAACCCGCCTCCGGGACACAGCAGTCTGGTTGCCAAG CTTCGATGATGTGGGTGTCCTGCAGAAGAAGCTGGTGCCCTTCATCACAGAGTTAAATATGCATCTGACCCAGGAATTAGAGAAGCTGAAGGAAGATTCCGGGGAAGGTGGAGCAGCTGCAGGCCTGGCTGCAGGCCTGCCTGCTGCCCCACACCAACGAG gctACGTAAACTCTTAG
- the MBD1 gene encoding methyl-CpG-binding domain protein 1 isoform X19, with protein MAEDWLDCPALGPGWKRREVFRKSGATCGRSDTYYQSPTGDRIRSKVELTRYLGPACDLTLFDFKQGVLCYPAPKAHSLAAPSRKQKKPSRPAKAQKRLVGPQRNEVRKEAPGDETKADTDTAPSSLPAPGCCENCGISFSGDGIRRQRLKTLCKDCRAQRIAFNREQRMFKRVGCGECAACRVTEDCGACSTCLLQLPQDVASGLFCKCERRRCLRIVERSRGCGVCRGCQTREDCGRCRVCLRPPRPGLRRQWRCVQRRCLRGKHGRRRGGCDSKMAAQRRRPRTQPLPPPPPSQPPESPELQPYTNRRQNRKCGACAACLRRMDCGHCDFCCDKPKFGGSNQKRQKCRWRQCLQFAMKRLLPSVRAGSEDGAGSPPPYTRRKRPGSTRRPRPKPPSATPTARPDRAQVPMKQEAGSGFVLPPPGTDLVFLREGASSPVQVPGPAPASTEALLQVKQEKADAQEDWTPGTAILTSPVLLPGCPSKAVDPGLPPVKQEPPDPEEDKGKESKDDSTSHSAPEEAGGAGTPVITEIFSLGGTRLRDTAVWLPSFDDVGVLQKKLVPFITELNMHLTQELEKLKEDSGEGGAAAGLAAGLPAAPHQRGYVNS; from the exons ccccacaggaGACAGGATCCGAAGCAAAGTAGAGCTGACCCGATACCTAGGCCCTGCGTGTGACCTGACCCTCTTCGACTTCAAACAAGGCGTCCTGTGCTATCCAGCCCCCAAG GCCCATTCCTTGGCTGCCCCCAGCAGGAAGCAGAAGAAGCCTTCAAGGCCAGCCAAGGCTCAGAAACGTCTGGTTGGACCTCAGAGGAATGAGGTCAGGAAGGAGGCCCCAGGGGATGAGACGAAGGCTGACACTGATACAGCCCCATCTTCGCTCCCTGCACCTGG GTGCTGTGAGAATTGTGGAATCAGTTTCTCAGGGGATGGTATCCGAAGGCAGCGGCTCAAGACATTGTGCAAGGACTGCCGAG cGCAGAGAATTGCCTTCAACCGGGAGCAGAGGATGTTTAAG CGAGTGGGCTGCGGGGAGTGTGCAGCCTGTCGGGTAACGGAGGACTGCGGGGCCTGCTCCACCTGCCTTCTGCAGCTGCCCCAAGACGTGGCCTCAGGGCTATTCTGCAAGTGTGAGCGGAGACGGTGCCTCCGAATTGTGGAAAGG AGCCGAGGGTGTGGAGTGTGCCGGGGCTGTCAAACCCGAGAGGACTGTGGCCGCTGCCGAGTCTGCCTTCGCCCTCCCCGCCCTGGTCTCAGGCGCCAGTGGAGGTGCGTCCAGCGGCGCTGCCTACGG GGTAAACATGGCCGCCGCAGGGGAGGCTGCGACTCCAAGATGGCTGCCCAGCGGCGGCGCCCTCGAACCCAGCCgctgcctccacctcccccatCTCAGCCTCCAGAATCCCCAGAGCTG CAGCCTTACACGAATCGCCGACAGAACCGCAAGTGTGGGGCCTGTGCAGCCTGCCTTCGGCGGATGGACTGTGGCCACTGCGACTTCTGCTGTGACAAGCCCAAATTTGGGGGCAGCAACCAGAAGCGCCAGAAGTGTCGTTGGCGCCAATGCCTGCAGTTTGCCATG AAGCGGCTGCTGCCAAGTGTCCGGGCAGGGTCCGAGGATGGAGCAGGGTCGCCCCCACCTTACACTCGTCGAAAGAGGCCTGGCTCTACTCGACGGCCCCGTCCGAAGCCCCCCTCAGCCACACCCACAGCCCGACCAGACCGTGCCCAGGTTCCAatgaagcaggaagcaggcagTGGCTTTGTACTGCCCCCACCTGGCACCGACCTTGTGTTCTTACGGGAGGGTGCGAGCAGTCCCGTGCAGgtgcctggccctgccccagctTCCACAGAAGCCTTGTTGCAG GTGAAGCAAGAGAAGGCGGATGCCCAAGAAGACTGGACACCGGGCACAGCCATCCTGACTTCTCCTGTATTGCTGCCTGGCTGCCCCAGCAAG GCAGTAGACCCAGGCCTGCCACCTGTGAAGCAAGAGCCACCTGACCCTGAGGAGGACAAGGGGAAGGAGAGCAAAGATGACTCCACCTCTCACTCGgccccagaggaggcaggaggggctggcacaCCTGTG ATCACGGAGATTTTCAGCCTGGGTGGAACCCGCCTCCGGGACACAGCAGTCTGGTTGCCAAG CTTCGATGATGTGGGTGTCCTGCAGAAGAAGCTGGTGCCCTTCATCACAGAGTTAAATATGCATCTGACCCAGGAATTAGAGAAGCTGAAGGAAGATTCCGGGGAAGGTGGAGCAGCTGCAGGCCTGGCTGCAGGCCTGCCTGCTGCCCCACACCAACGAG gctACGTAAACTCTTAG
- the MBD1 gene encoding methyl-CpG-binding domain protein 1 isoform X20, with translation MAEDWLDCPALGPGWKRREVFRKSGATCGRSDTYYQSPTGDRIRSKVELTRYLGPACDLTLFDFKQGVLCYPAPKAHSLAAPSRKQKKPSRPAKAQKRLVGPQRNEVRKEAPGDETKADTDTAPSSLPAPGCCENCGISFSGDGIRRQRLKTLCKDCRAQRIAFNREQRMFKRVGCGECAACRVTEDCGACSTCLLQLPQDVASGLFCKCERRRCLRIVERSRGCGVCRGCQTREDCGRCRVCLRPPRPGLRRQWRCVQRRCLRGKHGRRRGGCDSKMAAQRRRPRTQPLPPPPPSQPPESPELHPRALAPSPPAEFIYYCVDEDELQPYTNRRQNRKCGACAACLRRMDCGHCDFCCDKPKFGGSNQKRQKCRWRQCLQFAMKRLLPSVRAGSEDGAGSPPPYTRRKRPGSTRRPRPKPPSATPTARPDRAQVPMKQEAGSGFVLPPPGTDLVFLREGASSPVQVPGPAPASTEALLQAVDPGLPPVKQEPPDPEEDKGKESKDDSTSHSAPEEAGGAGTPVITEIFSLGGTRLRDTAVWLPSFDDVGVLQKKLVPFITELNMHLTQELEKLKEDSGEGGAAAGLAAGLPAAPHQRGYVNS, from the exons ccccacaggaGACAGGATCCGAAGCAAAGTAGAGCTGACCCGATACCTAGGCCCTGCGTGTGACCTGACCCTCTTCGACTTCAAACAAGGCGTCCTGTGCTATCCAGCCCCCAAG GCCCATTCCTTGGCTGCCCCCAGCAGGAAGCAGAAGAAGCCTTCAAGGCCAGCCAAGGCTCAGAAACGTCTGGTTGGACCTCAGAGGAATGAGGTCAGGAAGGAGGCCCCAGGGGATGAGACGAAGGCTGACACTGATACAGCCCCATCTTCGCTCCCTGCACCTGG GTGCTGTGAGAATTGTGGAATCAGTTTCTCAGGGGATGGTATCCGAAGGCAGCGGCTCAAGACATTGTGCAAGGACTGCCGAG cGCAGAGAATTGCCTTCAACCGGGAGCAGAGGATGTTTAAG CGAGTGGGCTGCGGGGAGTGTGCAGCCTGTCGGGTAACGGAGGACTGCGGGGCCTGCTCCACCTGCCTTCTGCAGCTGCCCCAAGACGTGGCCTCAGGGCTATTCTGCAAGTGTGAGCGGAGACGGTGCCTCCGAATTGTGGAAAGG AGCCGAGGGTGTGGAGTGTGCCGGGGCTGTCAAACCCGAGAGGACTGTGGCCGCTGCCGAGTCTGCCTTCGCCCTCCCCGCCCTGGTCTCAGGCGCCAGTGGAGGTGCGTCCAGCGGCGCTGCCTACGG GGTAAACATGGCCGCCGCAGGGGAGGCTGCGACTCCAAGATGGCTGCCCAGCGGCGGCGCCCTCGAACCCAGCCgctgcctccacctcccccatCTCAGCCTCCAGAATCCCCAGAGCTG CACCCCAGAGCCCTGGCCCCCTCGCCACCTGCTGAGTTCATCTATTACTGTGTAGACGAGGACGAGCTA CAGCCTTACACGAATCGCCGACAGAACCGCAAGTGTGGGGCCTGTGCAGCCTGCCTTCGGCGGATGGACTGTGGCCACTGCGACTTCTGCTGTGACAAGCCCAAATTTGGGGGCAGCAACCAGAAGCGCCAGAAGTGTCGTTGGCGCCAATGCCTGCAGTTTGCCATG AAGCGGCTGCTGCCAAGTGTCCGGGCAGGGTCCGAGGATGGAGCAGGGTCGCCCCCACCTTACACTCGTCGAAAGAGGCCTGGCTCTACTCGACGGCCCCGTCCGAAGCCCCCCTCAGCCACACCCACAGCCCGACCAGACCGTGCCCAGGTTCCAatgaagcaggaagcaggcagTGGCTTTGTACTGCCCCCACCTGGCACCGACCTTGTGTTCTTACGGGAGGGTGCGAGCAGTCCCGTGCAGgtgcctggccctgccccagctTCCACAGAAGCCTTGTTGCAG GCAGTAGACCCAGGCCTGCCACCTGTGAAGCAAGAGCCACCTGACCCTGAGGAGGACAAGGGGAAGGAGAGCAAAGATGACTCCACCTCTCACTCGgccccagaggaggcaggaggggctggcacaCCTGTG ATCACGGAGATTTTCAGCCTGGGTGGAACCCGCCTCCGGGACACAGCAGTCTGGTTGCCAAG CTTCGATGATGTGGGTGTCCTGCAGAAGAAGCTGGTGCCCTTCATCACAGAGTTAAATATGCATCTGACCCAGGAATTAGAGAAGCTGAAGGAAGATTCCGGGGAAGGTGGAGCAGCTGCAGGCCTGGCTGCAGGCCTGCCTGCTGCCCCACACCAACGAG gctACGTAAACTCTTAG
- the MBD1 gene encoding methyl-CpG-binding domain protein 1 isoform X18: protein MAEDWLDCPALGPGWKRREVFRKSGATCGRSDTYYQSPTGDRIRSKVELTRYLGPACDLTLFDFKQGVLCYPAPKAHSLAAPSRKQKKPSRPAKAQKRLVGPQRNEVRKEAPGDETKADTDTAPSSLPAPGCCENCGISFSGDGIRRQRLKTLCKDCRAQRIAFNREQRMFKRVGCGECAACRVTEDCGACSTCLLQLPQDVASGLFCKCERRRCLRIVERSRGCGVCRGCQTREDCGRCRVCLRPPRPGLRRQWRCVQRRCLRGKHGRRRGGCDSKMAAQRRRPRTQPLPPPPPSQPPESPELQPYTNRRQNRKCGACAACLRRMDCGHCDFCCDKPKFGGSNQKRQKCRWRQCLQFAMKRLLPSVRAGSEDGAGSPPPYTRRKRPGSTRRPRPKPPSATPTARPDRAQVPMKQEAGSGFVLPPPGTDLVFLREGASSPVQVPGPAPASTEALLQVKQEKADAQEDWTPGTAILTSPVLLPGCPSKAVDPGLPPVKQEPPDPEEDKGKESKDDSTSHSAPEEAGGAGTPVITEIFSLGGTRLRDTAVWLPSFDDVGVLQKKLVPFITELNMHLTQELEKLKEDSGEGGAAAGLAAGLPAAPHQRGEPADT from the exons ccccacaggaGACAGGATCCGAAGCAAAGTAGAGCTGACCCGATACCTAGGCCCTGCGTGTGACCTGACCCTCTTCGACTTCAAACAAGGCGTCCTGTGCTATCCAGCCCCCAAG GCCCATTCCTTGGCTGCCCCCAGCAGGAAGCAGAAGAAGCCTTCAAGGCCAGCCAAGGCTCAGAAACGTCTGGTTGGACCTCAGAGGAATGAGGTCAGGAAGGAGGCCCCAGGGGATGAGACGAAGGCTGACACTGATACAGCCCCATCTTCGCTCCCTGCACCTGG GTGCTGTGAGAATTGTGGAATCAGTTTCTCAGGGGATGGTATCCGAAGGCAGCGGCTCAAGACATTGTGCAAGGACTGCCGAG cGCAGAGAATTGCCTTCAACCGGGAGCAGAGGATGTTTAAG CGAGTGGGCTGCGGGGAGTGTGCAGCCTGTCGGGTAACGGAGGACTGCGGGGCCTGCTCCACCTGCCTTCTGCAGCTGCCCCAAGACGTGGCCTCAGGGCTATTCTGCAAGTGTGAGCGGAGACGGTGCCTCCGAATTGTGGAAAGG AGCCGAGGGTGTGGAGTGTGCCGGGGCTGTCAAACCCGAGAGGACTGTGGCCGCTGCCGAGTCTGCCTTCGCCCTCCCCGCCCTGGTCTCAGGCGCCAGTGGAGGTGCGTCCAGCGGCGCTGCCTACGG GGTAAACATGGCCGCCGCAGGGGAGGCTGCGACTCCAAGATGGCTGCCCAGCGGCGGCGCCCTCGAACCCAGCCgctgcctccacctcccccatCTCAGCCTCCAGAATCCCCAGAGCTG CAGCCTTACACGAATCGCCGACAGAACCGCAAGTGTGGGGCCTGTGCAGCCTGCCTTCGGCGGATGGACTGTGGCCACTGCGACTTCTGCTGTGACAAGCCCAAATTTGGGGGCAGCAACCAGAAGCGCCAGAAGTGTCGTTGGCGCCAATGCCTGCAGTTTGCCATG AAGCGGCTGCTGCCAAGTGTCCGGGCAGGGTCCGAGGATGGAGCAGGGTCGCCCCCACCTTACACTCGTCGAAAGAGGCCTGGCTCTACTCGACGGCCCCGTCCGAAGCCCCCCTCAGCCACACCCACAGCCCGACCAGACCGTGCCCAGGTTCCAatgaagcaggaagcaggcagTGGCTTTGTACTGCCCCCACCTGGCACCGACCTTGTGTTCTTACGGGAGGGTGCGAGCAGTCCCGTGCAGgtgcctggccctgccccagctTCCACAGAAGCCTTGTTGCAG GTGAAGCAAGAGAAGGCGGATGCCCAAGAAGACTGGACACCGGGCACAGCCATCCTGACTTCTCCTGTATTGCTGCCTGGCTGCCCCAGCAAG GCAGTAGACCCAGGCCTGCCACCTGTGAAGCAAGAGCCACCTGACCCTGAGGAGGACAAGGGGAAGGAGAGCAAAGATGACTCCACCTCTCACTCGgccccagaggaggcaggaggggctggcacaCCTGTG ATCACGGAGATTTTCAGCCTGGGTGGAACCCGCCTCCGGGACACAGCAGTCTGGTTGCCAAG CTTCGATGATGTGGGTGTCCTGCAGAAGAAGCTGGTGCCCTTCATCACAGAGTTAAATATGCATCTGACCCAGGAATTAGAGAAGCTGAAGGAAGATTCCGGGGAAGGTGGAGCAGCTGCAGGCCTGGCTGCAGGCCTGCCTGCTGCCCCACACCAACGAGGTGAGCCAGCAGATACATGA
- the MBD1 gene encoding methyl-CpG-binding domain protein 1 isoform X15: MAEDWLDCPALGPGWKRREVFRKSGATCGRSDTYYQSPTGDRIRSKVELTRYLGPACDLTLFDFKQGVLCYPAPKAHSLAAPSRKQKKPSRPAKAQKRLVGPQRNEVRKEAPGDETKADTDTAPSSLPAPGCCENCGISFSGDGIRRQRLKTLCKDCRAQRIAFNREQRMFKRVGCGECAACRVTEDCGACSTCLLQLPQDVASGLFCKCERRRCLRIVERSRGCGVCRGCQTREDCGRCRVCLRPPRPGLRRQWRCVQRRCLRGKHGRRRGGCDSKMAAQRRRPRTQPLPPPPPSQPPESPELQPYTNRRQNRKCGACAACLRRMDCGHCDFCCDKPKFGGSNQKRQKCRWRQCLQFAMKRLLPSVRAGSEDGAGSPPPYTRRKRPGSTRRPRPKPPSATPTARPDRAQVPMKQEAGSGFVLPPPGTDLVFLREGASSPVQVPGPAPASTEALLQEAQCPGLSWVVALPQVKQEKADAQEDWTPGTAILTSPVLLPGCPSKAVDPGLPPVKQEPPDPEEDKGKESKDDSTSHSAPEEAGGAGTPVITEIFSLGGTRLRDTAVWLPSFDDVGVLQKKLVPFITELNMHLTQELEKLKEDSGEGGAAAGLAAGLPAAPHQRGEPADT, translated from the exons ccccacaggaGACAGGATCCGAAGCAAAGTAGAGCTGACCCGATACCTAGGCCCTGCGTGTGACCTGACCCTCTTCGACTTCAAACAAGGCGTCCTGTGCTATCCAGCCCCCAAG GCCCATTCCTTGGCTGCCCCCAGCAGGAAGCAGAAGAAGCCTTCAAGGCCAGCCAAGGCTCAGAAACGTCTGGTTGGACCTCAGAGGAATGAGGTCAGGAAGGAGGCCCCAGGGGATGAGACGAAGGCTGACACTGATACAGCCCCATCTTCGCTCCCTGCACCTGG GTGCTGTGAGAATTGTGGAATCAGTTTCTCAGGGGATGGTATCCGAAGGCAGCGGCTCAAGACATTGTGCAAGGACTGCCGAG cGCAGAGAATTGCCTTCAACCGGGAGCAGAGGATGTTTAAG CGAGTGGGCTGCGGGGAGTGTGCAGCCTGTCGGGTAACGGAGGACTGCGGGGCCTGCTCCACCTGCCTTCTGCAGCTGCCCCAAGACGTGGCCTCAGGGCTATTCTGCAAGTGTGAGCGGAGACGGTGCCTCCGAATTGTGGAAAGG AGCCGAGGGTGTGGAGTGTGCCGGGGCTGTCAAACCCGAGAGGACTGTGGCCGCTGCCGAGTCTGCCTTCGCCCTCCCCGCCCTGGTCTCAGGCGCCAGTGGAGGTGCGTCCAGCGGCGCTGCCTACGG GGTAAACATGGCCGCCGCAGGGGAGGCTGCGACTCCAAGATGGCTGCCCAGCGGCGGCGCCCTCGAACCCAGCCgctgcctccacctcccccatCTCAGCCTCCAGAATCCCCAGAGCTG CAGCCTTACACGAATCGCCGACAGAACCGCAAGTGTGGGGCCTGTGCAGCCTGCCTTCGGCGGATGGACTGTGGCCACTGCGACTTCTGCTGTGACAAGCCCAAATTTGGGGGCAGCAACCAGAAGCGCCAGAAGTGTCGTTGGCGCCAATGCCTGCAGTTTGCCATG AAGCGGCTGCTGCCAAGTGTCCGGGCAGGGTCCGAGGATGGAGCAGGGTCGCCCCCACCTTACACTCGTCGAAAGAGGCCTGGCTCTACTCGACGGCCCCGTCCGAAGCCCCCCTCAGCCACACCCACAGCCCGACCAGACCGTGCCCAGGTTCCAatgaagcaggaagcaggcagTGGCTTTGTACTGCCCCCACCTGGCACCGACCTTGTGTTCTTACGGGAGGGTGCGAGCAGTCCCGTGCAGgtgcctggccctgccccagctTCCACAGAAGCCTTGTTGCAG GAGGCCCAGTGCCCTGGCCTGAGTTGGGTTGTGGCCTTACCCCAGGTGAAGCAAGAGAAGGCGGATGCCCAAGAAGACTGGACACCGGGCACAGCCATCCTGACTTCTCCTGTATTGCTGCCTGGCTGCCCCAGCAAG GCAGTAGACCCAGGCCTGCCACCTGTGAAGCAAGAGCCACCTGACCCTGAGGAGGACAAGGGGAAGGAGAGCAAAGATGACTCCACCTCTCACTCGgccccagaggaggcaggaggggctggcacaCCTGTG ATCACGGAGATTTTCAGCCTGGGTGGAACCCGCCTCCGGGACACAGCAGTCTGGTTGCCAAG CTTCGATGATGTGGGTGTCCTGCAGAAGAAGCTGGTGCCCTTCATCACAGAGTTAAATATGCATCTGACCCAGGAATTAGAGAAGCTGAAGGAAGATTCCGGGGAAGGTGGAGCAGCTGCAGGCCTGGCTGCAGGCCTGCCTGCTGCCCCACACCAACGAGGTGAGCCAGCAGATACATGA